In the genome of Delphinus delphis chromosome 15, mDelDel1.2, whole genome shotgun sequence, one region contains:
- the TLCD3B gene encoding ceramide synthase, with protein sequence MLTPMVAGGVVFPGLFLLSKNTLQRLPQLRWGEADAVIVSARLVSSVQAVMASTAGYIVSTSCKHIIDDQHWLSSAYTQFAVPYFIYDIYAMFLCHWHKHQVKGHGGDEAGTRAPGSTWAAARGYLHKEFLMVLHHAVMVLVCFPLSVVWRQGKGDFFLGCLLMAEVSTPFVCLGKILIQYKQQHTLLHKVNGALMLLSFLCCRVLLFPYLYWAYGRHAGLPLLAVPLAIPAHVNLGAALLLAPQLYWFFLICRGACRLFRPRGSRPPSPCQTQD encoded by the exons ATGCTGACCCCAATGGTGGCTGGAGGGGTGGTGTTCCCCGGACTCTTCCTGCTCTCCAAGAACACGCTCCAGCGGCTGCCCCAGCTGCGCTGGGGGGAGGCCGACGCGGTCATTGTCTCAGCCAG GCTAGTGTCCTCTGTCCAAGCCGTCATGGCCTCCACAGCTGGCTACATCGTCTCCACCTCCTGCAAGCACATCATAGATGACCA ACACTGGCTTTCCTCTGCCTACACGCAATTTGCGGTGCCCTACTTCATCTATGACATCTACGCCATGTTCCTCTGTCACTGGCACAAGCACCAGGTCAAGGGGCACGGAGGGGACGAAGCGGGGACCAGAGCCCCGGGCAGCACCTGGGCCGCGGCACGCGGCTACCTGCACAAGGAGTTCCTCATGGTCCTCCACCATGCTGTCATGGTGCTCGTGTGCTTCCCACTGTCCGTG gTGTGGCGTCAAGGCAAGGGAGATTTCTTTCTAGGCTGCTTGCTGATGGCAGAGGTCAGCACCCCCTTCGTCTGCCTTGGCAAGATCCTCATCCAG TACAAGCAGCAGCACACGCTGCTGCACAAGGTGAACGGGGCCCTGATGCTGCTCAGCTTCCTCTGCTGCCGGGTGCTGCTCTTCCCCTACCTGTACTGGGCCTACGGGCGGCACGCGGGCCTGCCCCTGCTCGCCGTGCCGCTCGCCATCCCGGCCCACGTCAACCTGGGCGCCGCGCTGCTCCTAGCCCCGCAGCTCTACTGGTTCTTCCTCATCTGCCGCGGGGCCTGCCGCCTCTTCCGGCCCCGGGGCTCCCGGCCGCCCTCCCCCTGTCAGACCCAGGACTGA
- the C15H16orf92 gene encoding fertilization-influencing membrane protein, with protein MRPWQWAQVWMWLAGLGTVESAPILENAKALARGAESPLFLDRPDFFDYPDSDQARLLALAQFIGERPVIFVNSGSDSMLFHHILVGALVVAFIFLLFQFCTHMSCEKGA; from the exons ATGAGGCCGTGGCAGTGGGCGCAGGTGTGGATGTGGCTGGCTGGGCTGGGGACCGTAGAATCAG CACCCATCCTGGAGAATGCCAAGGCCTTGGCCCGGGGAGCAGAGTCTCCACTCTTCCTAGACAGACCTGACTTCTTTGATTACCCAGACTCGGACCAAGCCAGGCTCCTGGCCCTGGCCCAGTTCATTGGAGAGAGACCTGTCATCTTTGTTAACTCAG GTTCCGACTCCATGCTCTTCCATCACATCCTGGTGGGCGCTCTGGTGGTGGCCTTCATCTTCCTGCTTTTCCAGTTCTGCACACACAT GAGCTGTGAGAAAGGGGCCTAA